The DNA segment CCGGGCCTGAGGATCTTGAACTTGCCAGCGATGGCGATCTTCAAGATGCGCAGGCTTCGGCGCGTCCGGGTCTTCTGGCGACCTGGGGCATCGCCATGGTGCGTTTTTACCAGCGCGCGCTCTCCCCTTTACTCCCCCCGATGTGCCGATATCGGCCGACCTGCTCCTCGTATATGATCGAGGCGCTGCGGCGTTACGGCTTCTTTAAAGGCGGCTACCTCGGGCTTAAACGCCTGCTGCGCTGCCATCCCTTACGCCCGGGCGGCTACGATCCCGTCCCCTGATCGGACGGGCCTCCAAAGGCCCCCCGGACCTCAAACTGCGAACGCGTCATGGAACAAAAACGCTTCATTCTGGCGATGAGTCTGATCACCGTCGTCTTCATTGTCTGGCAGGCCGTCATGGGCCCCGATCCCGGCGAGTTGGCCCCGGAGGACGGCGAAGCCGTTACCGCGCAGGAGGCTGAGACCGGTGGTGAGGGTGCCCAGACTGCGTCGACCGAAGGCACCGAAGCTGAGTCCGAAAGCGCGCAGGCCATGCCTGCGGCCGAGCCCGACGACGCTCCGGTCGAAGCGCCGGTGGTCGAAGAGCGCTCCGATGTGCTGGCCAGCGATATGGTGCGTATTACCCTGAACAACCAGGGCGCGGTCGCCACCGACATTCAGGTCACCTCCCCCGATCAGTACGCTGGCGAGGGCGGCGATCTGTTGCGTTCCTTTGAAGAGAATGCGCCGGCCTATCCCTTCACCACGCGCTTTCGCGCCGAAAACGTCCAGGTGGCCCCGGACGCCGGCTACGAGCTCATTGAGGACTTAAGCGAGCTCAACGCCGACGGTGAGACCTTCAACAAAATCACCTACCGCTACACCGATCCGCGCGGGCGCTTCAGCGTCGATAAGATCTACGCCATCAATGGCGAGAAGCCCTACGTCGTAGACTTCGACGTGGTGGTTCACAACCGCCTTAAAGATGTGCGCCTGGTCGACACGCTGCTCGTCGACGTGATCGGCAAGGACGACCCCAACCGCAAGTCCAACTTTTTGGACTTCCGCCCCGACCAGCTCGAGGCGGTCTGTCGCAACAGCGACGATATGGAGCGCACCCTCTTTGAGCAGCTCGAAGAGACGACGACCTTTAGCCAGTACCCGGTGATCTGGGCCGGTGCCGACACCCGCTACTTCCTGATGGCGGCGATCCCCGAGTCGGGCGCCAAATCCTGCGTTTTTGAGCGCCTCGACGGTGACTACCTGCGCACCAACCTGGCCTATGAAGGCTTCTCGATCGCGCCGAACGAGCGCTACACCGAGAGCCACCTGCTCTACCTGGGCCCCAAAGACTTCGGCGTGCTCAAGGACGTGGGCTACCGCATCGAAGAGGCCGTCGACTACGGGCTTCTCACCGTGCTGGCGCGTCCGCTGCGCGCGCTCCTGGTGTTCTTCTTCGGCTTCACCGGCAACTGGGGCATCGCGATTATTTTGCTCACCCTGCTCATCAAGCTTCTGAGCTGGCCGCTGACCCAGAAGGCCTACGTGAGCGCCGAGCGCATGAAGCAGATCCAGCCCATCATCAAAGAGATCCGCGAGAAGTACGAGAACGACCAGCAGCGCATGACCGAAGAGACCATGAAGGTCTTCAAAGAGCATAACGTCAGCCCGCTGGGTTGTTTGCCGATGCTCCTTCAGATGCCGATCCTCTACGGCCTCTTCGTGATGATCTACAACTCGGTGGAGCTCTATCAGGCCGACTTCCTGTGGTACACCGACCTCTCTGCGCCCGACCCGATCTTCCTGCTCCCGATCATCATGGGGGCGGTGATGGTGGTTCAGCAGCGCCTGACGATGGTCGATCAGAGCAACCCGCAGATGGCGATGATGATGAAGATCATGCCCATCATGTTCACCGCCTTCATGCTCTTTTTGCCCGCCGGTCTGGTGCTTTACTACCTGCTCAACCTGGTGCTGGGACTTCTGCAGCAGTACATGATCAAGCGGCAGTTTGCGGCGACCGACGAAGGCGCCACCACCACCTGAGCGTCCCCCTACTTGACTCGACGTTGCGGCCGCATCGGGCGGCCACCTTCCAAGGATGAATGCTATGGCTGACGATAAGAAGA comes from the Lujinxingia sediminis genome and includes:
- the yidC gene encoding membrane protein insertase YidC yields the protein MEQKRFILAMSLITVVFIVWQAVMGPDPGELAPEDGEAVTAQEAETGGEGAQTASTEGTEAESESAQAMPAAEPDDAPVEAPVVEERSDVLASDMVRITLNNQGAVATDIQVTSPDQYAGEGGDLLRSFEENAPAYPFTTRFRAENVQVAPDAGYELIEDLSELNADGETFNKITYRYTDPRGRFSVDKIYAINGEKPYVVDFDVVVHNRLKDVRLVDTLLVDVIGKDDPNRKSNFLDFRPDQLEAVCRNSDDMERTLFEQLEETTTFSQYPVIWAGADTRYFLMAAIPESGAKSCVFERLDGDYLRTNLAYEGFSIAPNERYTESHLLYLGPKDFGVLKDVGYRIEEAVDYGLLTVLARPLRALLVFFFGFTGNWGIAIILLTLLIKLLSWPLTQKAYVSAERMKQIQPIIKEIREKYENDQQRMTEETMKVFKEHNVSPLGCLPMLLQMPILYGLFVMIYNSVELYQADFLWYTDLSAPDPIFLLPIIMGAVMVVQQRLTMVDQSNPQMAMMMKIMPIMFTAFMLFLPAGLVLYYLLNLVLGLLQQYMIKRQFAATDEGATTT
- the yidD gene encoding membrane protein insertion efficiency factor YidD → MVRFYQRALSPLLPPMCRYRPTCSSYMIEALRRYGFFKGGYLGLKRLLRCHPLRPGGYDPVP